Proteins from a genomic interval of Mesobacillus sp. S13:
- a CDS encoding AI-2E family transporter — MFNGLPFKVNNQKETKFSGGKDMWIQRPFFKYATGTILLLLIIFLFGKIDYFLWPLQNFIIAIFFPVLISGLIYYILRKPVQWLSKFMPKLASILIVFTLVAGLFTGFIYFAGSLLGGQISDLTENFPQKVDKITEESKDVINDNQLGIINADEIKQRALNYLSKLSQNLGENIMTVFSVITSIATVLVVVPFLAFFFLKDDEKLRPYMMKLIPSEHVQEGNKILKDIDKTLFTYVTGQFIIAVVDGTLMYIGYKIIGLEYALILGIFTMFFTVVPFLGPIIGVIPALFVALTNSPLMMLKVLVVLLVVQQLEGNLVTPQVMGKKLSIHPITVILLLIAAGSLYGFVGILIAIPLYSVVKIIIKDVWKFYKLREKRDSVSPYT, encoded by the coding sequence TTGTTTAATGGCCTGCCCTTTAAGGTAAATAATCAGAAAGAGACAAAATTTTCAGGGGGTAAAGACATGTGGATTCAACGACCTTTTTTTAAATATGCAACAGGAACCATCCTTTTGCTTCTTATCATCTTCCTCTTTGGTAAGATAGATTACTTCCTTTGGCCGCTGCAAAATTTTATCATCGCCATTTTCTTTCCTGTCCTGATTTCAGGTCTTATCTATTATATATTACGAAAGCCCGTTCAATGGTTAAGTAAATTCATGCCTAAACTTGCAAGTATTTTGATTGTATTTACCTTAGTAGCTGGATTATTCACAGGATTCATTTATTTTGCCGGTTCCCTATTAGGAGGGCAAATCAGTGATTTAACGGAAAATTTCCCTCAAAAAGTAGATAAAATTACCGAAGAATCGAAAGATGTCATCAATGATAATCAGCTTGGAATTATAAATGCTGATGAAATTAAGCAAAGGGCTTTAAACTATCTAAGCAAGCTTTCACAAAACTTAGGTGAAAATATTATGACCGTATTTTCGGTCATAACAAGTATCGCCACTGTTTTGGTTGTAGTTCCCTTTCTTGCATTTTTCTTTTTAAAAGACGATGAAAAATTAAGACCTTATATGATGAAACTAATTCCTTCAGAGCATGTGCAGGAAGGTAACAAAATCTTAAAAGATATAGATAAGACACTATTCACCTATGTAACGGGCCAGTTCATCATTGCGGTGGTTGATGGAACGCTTATGTATATTGGTTATAAAATCATTGGGCTTGAATATGCGTTGATCTTGGGGATATTTACAATGTTTTTTACAGTAGTTCCATTTCTGGGTCCAATTATAGGCGTGATACCCGCATTATTCGTTGCCCTTACAAACAGTCCCTTGATGATGTTAAAAGTACTCGTTGTCCTTTTGGTTGTACAGCAGCTTGAAGGGAACCTTGTCACCCCTCAAGTGATGGGAAAGAAACTCAGTATCCACCCTATAACTGTCATCTTACTTTTAATTGCAGCTGGCTCCTTATATGGATTCGTGGGAATCCTCATTGCCATTCCACTTTATTCTGTGGTGAAAATTATCATTAAGGATGTGTGGAAGTTTTATAAATTAAGAGAAAAAAGGGATTCTGTTAGTCCATATACTTAA
- a CDS encoding YhcN/YlaJ family sporulation lipoprotein gives MKRISIQLLILIMTILLFTGCNTYTDEGTETYRINNNQAQIQNINQEYNSTSYNQTYRMHVDQNAEEQVEMLKEVQNATVITVQRKAYVAVVLENGNTDGVPGELQNKISQQIKANDESIADVYVSSNADFFVSMTDYRDQLLSRRPIVGLTEEFNSTIKRVFPENH, from the coding sequence ATGAAACGAATCAGCATACAGCTGCTCATTCTGATAATGACCATCCTATTGTTCACTGGGTGCAATACATATACGGATGAGGGCACAGAAACTTACCGGATAAATAACAACCAAGCACAAATCCAGAATATCAATCAGGAGTACAACTCTACTTCATATAACCAAACATACAGAATGCATGTGGATCAAAATGCTGAGGAACAAGTGGAAATGCTTAAAGAAGTCCAAAACGCTACGGTCATAACAGTCCAGCGAAAAGCATATGTGGCTGTAGTTCTTGAAAACGGCAACACAGATGGAGTTCCAGGTGAATTGCAGAACAAAATATCTCAACAAATTAAAGCGAACGATGAGTCTATTGCTGACGTGTATGTCTCCTCCAATGCGGACTTTTTTGTCAGCATGACAGACTATAGGGATCAGCTTTTGAGCAGAAGGCCAATCGTGGGGCTTACTGAAGAATTCAATTCTACGATAAAAAGAGTTTTTCCGGAAAATCATTAA
- a CDS encoding HD domain-containing protein has product MRDVTLLDIFEHHIAQKYLKRSGMAHAIAVAYHAFHLAREHNVDVDIAAKAGFLHDIGHFTWYRNGKWDYELYRKNDIHPIKGAERAHKLLIRLGENPVQAKATSLAILFHTDSFLPTNDIVRTPLQQVVKWADEKDEEEGGNHHYRKIEHERAKQSLIRLDRMIDEVLINGESGGDTQLPS; this is encoded by the coding sequence ATGAGGGATGTAACTCTTTTAGACATATTCGAACACCATATTGCCCAGAAATACTTGAAGCGATCCGGCATGGCCCATGCTATAGCTGTCGCTTATCACGCCTTCCATCTTGCCAGAGAGCATAATGTAGACGTTGATATTGCAGCGAAAGCCGGTTTCCTGCATGATATCGGCCATTTCACATGGTACAGGAATGGAAAATGGGATTACGAGCTATATCGGAAGAATGATATCCACCCGATCAAAGGAGCAGAAAGGGCGCATAAACTCCTGATCCGTTTGGGTGAAAACCCCGTACAGGCGAAAGCCACTTCACTTGCAATCCTTTTCCATACAGACTCCTTTTTACCGACAAATGACATTGTACGTACTCCGCTTCAGCAGGTAGTGAAATGGGCAGATGAAAAAGATGAAGAAGAAGGAGGTAACCATCATTACAGAAAAATAGAGCATGAGCGTGCAAAGCAAAGCTTGATAAGGTTAGATCGAATGATTGATGAAGTGCTAATCAACGGTGAGAGCGGGGGAGATACGCAATTACCATCGTAA
- a CDS encoding GNAT family N-acetyltransferase — MEYIRVNSIEDPHFAKLHNLMKEVFPPEEVLEFDLWKEPLEDPGIRVFVAVHEGEVVGVTEYRYYPDWNIAMTDFTIVGKPGLSLGRFLANKRMEDLQNLAGEKGVELFGMFAEIYDPYRKADHDFGGVKTMDPFVRREVLSHLGYKRLDMEYVHPSWENDGEAVEGLDLCFMPTDEITHELPAALISDFLTTYYSVLAKKPEQWSNMIDQLKNRETVTLLPL; from the coding sequence ATGGAATATATTCGTGTTAACAGTATTGAAGATCCGCATTTTGCAAAGCTCCATAATTTAATGAAAGAAGTCTTTCCGCCTGAAGAGGTACTTGAGTTTGATTTATGGAAAGAACCTCTCGAGGATCCGGGCATCAGAGTATTCGTTGCTGTACATGAGGGAGAGGTTGTAGGAGTTACCGAATATCGATACTATCCAGACTGGAATATAGCCATGACGGATTTCACGATTGTTGGGAAACCGGGACTCAGTCTTGGAAGATTCCTTGCAAATAAAAGGATGGAAGACTTGCAAAACCTCGCTGGTGAAAAAGGTGTGGAGCTGTTCGGTATGTTTGCAGAGATTTATGACCCATACCGAAAGGCAGACCATGATTTTGGCGGCGTAAAAACGATGGATCCGTTTGTGAGACGTGAAGTCTTATCCCATCTCGGCTATAAGCGACTTGATATGGAGTATGTGCACCCATCATGGGAGAATGACGGAGAAGCTGTAGAGGGACTTGATCTATGCTTCATGCCGACAGATGAGATTACTCATGAACTGCCGGCAGCGTTAATCTCAGATTTTCTCACTACTTATTATTCCGTTCTCGCTAAGAAACCTGAGCAGTGGAGTAATATGATTGATCAGCTAAAAAATAGAGAAACCGTGACTTTATTGCCTTTATAA
- a CDS encoding carbon-nitrogen hydrolase family protein — MKMRVSAVQYHLHTIRSFEEFAQQCEHYVKTAQEYGSEFVLFPEFFTTQLLSIGSDQGTRLTINELPGFTEQYLNLFQGFALETGMHIIGGTHVIAREGKLYNVAHMFYPDGRIVEQAKLHITPTEVNEWNMSAGEDFRVFDTDKGRIALLTCYDIEFPEIVRMAKAKGADVIFVPSCTDDRHGFHRVRYTSHARAIENQVYVVLTGTVGALPTVDFMRANFGQAAVITPNDIPFPPKGLQVEGELNDDMIVTADLDLELLYEVRERGSVTTWRDRRTDLYPDWEQTEKI, encoded by the coding sequence ATGAAAATGAGAGTTTCCGCAGTCCAGTACCATCTTCACACGATCAGGTCGTTCGAAGAGTTTGCTCAGCAGTGTGAGCATTATGTAAAAACAGCACAGGAGTATGGTTCAGAATTCGTTTTATTTCCTGAGTTCTTTACTACTCAATTATTATCAATCGGAAGTGACCAGGGTACGAGGCTTACCATCAATGAACTCCCCGGTTTTACTGAACAATATTTAAACCTGTTCCAGGGTTTCGCATTGGAAACAGGCATGCACATCATTGGCGGTACTCATGTCATCGCTCGAGAAGGAAAGCTCTATAATGTGGCGCACATGTTTTACCCGGATGGCAGAATCGTTGAGCAGGCGAAGCTTCATATCACGCCAACCGAGGTTAATGAGTGGAATATGAGTGCGGGTGAGGATTTCAGGGTATTTGATACAGACAAGGGTCGCATCGCGCTGCTAACTTGCTATGACATTGAGTTTCCTGAAATCGTAAGAATGGCTAAAGCTAAAGGTGCAGATGTCATTTTCGTACCTTCCTGTACAGATGACCGCCATGGTTTCCATCGCGTCCGCTATACAAGCCATGCTCGAGCTATTGAAAACCAGGTCTACGTTGTTTTGACAGGAACGGTTGGCGCATTGCCAACTGTAGACTTTATGCGCGCCAATTTTGGCCAGGCGGCAGTGATTACGCCTAATGATATTCCGTTCCCGCCAAAAGGCCTCCAGGTTGAAGGAGAACTTAATGATGACATGATCGTTACTGCTGACCTTGACTTAGAACTACTATACGAGGTGCGCGAGCGAGGTTCTGTCACTACTTGGCGTGACCGCCGCACGGACCTTTATCCGGACTGGGAACAAACAGAAAAAATCTAA